A stretch of Cheilinus undulatus linkage group 20, ASM1832078v1, whole genome shotgun sequence DNA encodes these proteins:
- the dcun1d3 gene encoding DCN1-like protein 3, whose translation MGQCVTKCKNPTSSLGSKSGDKESGSKSYHKKGGGAGGGGGHKEEPSAPCSKATSELSNGTKAPEVTVETPVIPTVMGEPRKDESLDGDGLSLMRIEELFSCYKDEQEDAILEEGMESFCNDLCVDPAEFRVLVLAWKFQAATMCKFTRKEFIEGCKAIKADSLEGICSRFPCMLLDAQGEENFKDLYRFTFQFGLDAEEGQRSLQREIAIALWRLVFTQDTPAILERWLDFLAENPSGIRGISRDTWNMFLNFTQAIGPDLSNYSEDEAWPSLFDTFVEWELERRKKEEEQALTANEEERRCTETECSPTTDRRETEGSRGSQTWGGH comes from the exons ATGGGCCAGTGTGTCACCAAGTGTAAGAACCCAACGTCCTCACTCGGCAGCAAGAGTGGAGACAAGGAGAGTGGCTCCAAGTCCTACCACAAGAAAGGAGGCGGAGCCGGTGGTGGTGGGGGCCACAAAGAAGAACCTAGTGCCCCGTGTAGCAAAGCCACCAGCGAGCTGTCCAATGGCACAAAGGCTCCTGAGGTCACTGTGGAGACGCCCGTCATCCCCACAGTAATGGGGGAACCACGCAAGGATGAGAGTCTGGATGGGGACGGGCTGTCACTGATGCGCATTGAGGAGCTGTTCTCCTGCTACAAGGATGAGCAGGAAGACGCCATTTTGGAGGAAGGCATGGAGAGCTTTTGTAACGACCTGTGTGTGGACCCAGCAGAGTTTCGAGTGCTTGTTCTCGCCTGGAAGTTTCAAGCAGCGACAATGTGCAAGTTTACAAG GAAGGAATTCATTGAGGGCTGCAAGGCCATAAAGGCAGACAGCCTGGAGGGCATCTGCTCACGTTTCCCCTGCATGCTGTTAGACGCCCAGGGTGAGGAGAACTTCAAGGACCTGTACCGCTTCACTTTCCAGTTCGGCTTGGACGCTGAGGAGGGACAACGCTCGCTGCAGCGTGAAATCGCCATCGCCTTGTGGCGCCTTGTTTTCACCCAGGACACACCTGCAATCCTGGAGCGCTGGCTGGACTTCCTGGCAGAGAACCCCTCAGGTATTCGGGGCATCTCAAGGGACACGTGGAACATGTTTCTCAACTTCACCCAGGCCATCGGGCCTGACTTGAGCAACTACAGCGAAGACGAGGCCTGGCCCAGCCTCTTCGACACTTTCGTGGAGTGGGAGCTGGAGCGcaggaaaaaagaggaggaacaGGCACTGACGGCAaatgaggaagagaggaggtgTACTGAGACAGAGTGTTCTCCCACCACAGACAGACGTGAAACAGAGGGGAGTCGCGGCTCACAGACGTGGGGGGGCCACTGA